The following are encoded together in the Vibrio splendidus genome:
- the proW gene encoding glycine betaine/L-proline ABC transporter permease ProW, with protein MSSEQTNNDPWSQSAPAAQPSSDPWGQAADTSPSADWLSSETVETIPFDPLNPFAEAVLPVDTWVESGLNWLVEHGRPLFQAIRVPIDFILSSFETALVSTPAPFMLIILFLVAWQFSNLKLGVATAVSLTMIGLIGAWSEAMTTLSLVMTSVFFCLLIGLPMGIWLARSNTAAKFVRPILDAMQTTPAFVYLVPIVMLFGIGNVPGVVVTIIFALPPVVRLTILGIQQVPEDLIEAGHSFGASKKQMLYRIQLPLALPTIMAGVNQTLMLSLSMVVIASMIAVGGLGQMVLRGIGRLDMGLAAVGGLGIVILAILLDRITQVLGVNAGNTKLRWYHMGPVSLVLNAINRGNKSELQLRKNTNE; from the coding sequence ATGTCGTCTGAACAAACAAATAATGACCCATGGTCACAGTCTGCTCCTGCCGCTCAGCCATCAAGTGATCCTTGGGGTCAAGCCGCTGACACTTCACCATCGGCAGATTGGCTAAGCAGTGAAACCGTAGAAACCATTCCTTTTGATCCTCTTAATCCTTTTGCAGAGGCAGTTTTGCCTGTTGATACTTGGGTTGAGTCTGGATTGAATTGGCTAGTTGAACACGGACGACCATTGTTTCAAGCAATTCGTGTACCTATCGATTTCATTCTAAGTTCATTTGAAACGGCATTGGTGTCTACGCCAGCCCCATTTATGCTCATCATTTTGTTCTTGGTGGCATGGCAGTTTTCAAACCTGAAATTGGGTGTTGCTACGGCAGTATCTCTTACTATGATTGGTTTGATTGGCGCTTGGTCTGAAGCGATGACCACGCTTTCACTGGTGATGACATCTGTATTCTTCTGCCTATTGATAGGTTTACCTATGGGGATATGGCTCGCCCGAAGTAACACGGCGGCTAAATTCGTTCGCCCAATTCTGGACGCTATGCAAACAACGCCAGCCTTCGTTTACTTAGTACCCATCGTAATGCTGTTTGGTATCGGTAACGTTCCAGGTGTGGTGGTGACCATTATATTCGCACTGCCACCGGTGGTACGTTTAACCATTTTGGGTATTCAGCAAGTACCGGAAGATTTGATCGAAGCGGGTCATTCATTCGGTGCAAGCAAAAAGCAGATGCTTTACCGAATTCAACTGCCACTTGCATTACCAACCATTATGGCGGGCGTAAACCAAACACTGATGTTGTCGCTATCTATGGTGGTTATCGCATCAATGATCGCGGTAGGTGGTTTAGGTCAAATGGTACTGAGAGGTATCGGCCGTCTAGATATGGGACTGGCCGCTGTTGGTGGTCTCGGCATCGTTATTCTAGCAATCCTGCTTGACCGCATTACCCAAGTTCTCGGGGTAAATGCAGGTAATACAAAATTACGCTGGTACCACATGGGCCCTGTTTCTCTTGTGCTCAATGCGATAAATCGCGGTAACAAATCAGAACTACAATTAAGGAAAAACACCAATGAATAA
- the proX gene encoding glycine betaine/L-proline ABC transporter substrate-binding protein ProX has product MNNSWKSKLAVSIVSTLAVSTNVWAASLPGEGVSVQPVQSSVAEETFQTLIVNRALEELGYDVKSTQEVDYNVGYTSIAKGDATFLTVGWFPLHADKYKMSGGDDKFYREGQYVSGAAQGYLIDKKTAEKYNITNIGQLTDPKIAKLFDADGDGKADLTGCNPGWGCEMVIEHQLSAFKLDDTVTHNQGNYAAIIADTISRYQKGESILYYTWTPYWVSGVLVPNEDVVWLEVPFSALPGERSNVDTTLSNGKNYGFEMNSMRIIANKEFAKNNPSAAKLFEIIKLNINDVSAQNMMMSKGKNSSADIEAHVNGWIKANQSTFDGWITEAKKAAL; this is encoded by the coding sequence ATGAATAATTCATGGAAGAGCAAACTTGCAGTTAGCATCGTTTCTACATTAGCAGTATCAACGAACGTGTGGGCAGCAAGCTTACCGGGTGAAGGTGTATCAGTTCAGCCAGTTCAATCGTCTGTAGCGGAAGAAACATTCCAAACGTTGATTGTTAACCGCGCCCTTGAAGAGCTTGGCTACGACGTGAAATCTACGCAAGAAGTGGACTACAACGTAGGTTACACCTCTATCGCAAAAGGTGACGCGACGTTCCTAACAGTAGGTTGGTTCCCGCTTCATGCTGATAAATACAAAATGTCGGGCGGCGATGACAAATTCTACCGCGAAGGCCAATATGTAAGCGGTGCCGCTCAAGGTTACCTAATTGATAAGAAAACGGCTGAAAAATACAACATCACTAACATTGGTCAACTGACGGATCCGAAAATCGCGAAGCTGTTTGATGCTGACGGTGATGGCAAAGCAGACCTTACAGGCTGTAACCCAGGTTGGGGTTGTGAGATGGTGATTGAACATCAACTTTCAGCGTTCAAACTGGACGATACGGTAACTCACAACCAAGGTAACTACGCTGCAATCATTGCAGATACGATTTCTCGTTACCAAAAGGGTGAATCAATTCTTTACTACACGTGGACACCTTACTGGGTAAGTGGCGTATTGGTGCCTAACGAAGATGTAGTTTGGTTAGAAGTTCCTTTCTCAGCACTTCCTGGCGAGCGTTCGAACGTGGACACGACGTTATCTAACGGCAAAAACTACGGCTTCGAAATGAACTCAATGCGCATTATTGCGAACAAAGAGTTTGCTAAGAACAACCCATCAGCAGCGAAGCTTTTCGAGATCATCAAACTTAACATCAATGATGTAAGTGCTCAGAACATGATGATGAGTAAAGGCAAGAACAGCTCTGCGGATATCGAAGCGCACGTAAATGGTTGGATCAAAGCGAACCAAAGCACGTTCGATGGTTGGATTACAGAAGCGAAGAAAGCAGCACTGTAA
- a CDS encoding YybH family protein: MLDNQILEACKQGINAWQKAFNSQDAKGCADQYTESCVMEARPFGTFEGREAIQAFWQNIIDQGFKDVDYTDVKWEEHPEGGYILTASWTMNKAFGVVHREHWALEADGCARLVSDDFEVQGER, encoded by the coding sequence ATGTTAGACAACCAAATTTTAGAAGCATGTAAGCAAGGCATTAACGCGTGGCAGAAAGCATTCAACAGCCAAGATGCAAAAGGTTGTGCCGATCAATATACTGAAAGCTGTGTAATGGAAGCGCGTCCATTTGGTACTTTTGAAGGTCGTGAAGCGATTCAAGCATTTTGGCAAAACATCATCGACCAAGGCTTCAAAGACGTTGATTACACCGATGTTAAGTGGGAAGAGCACCCAGAAGGCGGCTACATTCTTACCGCTAGCTGGACAATGAACAAAGCGTTTGGTGTTGTACATCGTGAGCACTGGGCACTTGAAGCCGATGGCTGCGCTCGCTTAGTAAGCGACGACTTCGAAGTTCAAGGCGAACGCTAG
- a CDS encoding LysR family transcriptional regulator, translating to MSKLKQMSIFAHIVEQGSVSAAAEKLELSKSVVSQHLKILEQELGASLLKRTTRRQSLTSMGERFYLSCKDINVIAESAWDMAKAELEEPQGRIRITASNALMDLLVVPVIADLMKQYPKLKPELISDDQHLDFMEHDIDLAVRVGTSRDSNLKQKRLGEFKDVLCGVESMLSRELESIPYIANSWQGKQVTHHFSSQNEQDFIYKQPASCITNSFHSCLALIKSGVGIGVIPDFYLHQLSGEVVDMMPAFQLPTNTVYALNPFASNTPIAIKLCVQALEDKLKQNLV from the coding sequence ATGAGTAAGCTAAAGCAGATGTCGATTTTCGCTCATATCGTAGAGCAGGGTTCAGTATCAGCTGCGGCTGAAAAGCTAGAGTTGTCTAAATCTGTCGTCAGTCAGCACCTCAAAATTTTAGAACAAGAGCTAGGCGCTTCTCTTCTTAAGCGCACAACACGCAGGCAATCTCTGACCAGTATGGGTGAGCGTTTTTATTTGAGTTGCAAAGACATCAACGTGATCGCTGAATCGGCTTGGGATATGGCGAAAGCTGAGCTAGAAGAGCCCCAAGGTCGGATTCGTATTACGGCGTCGAATGCTCTGATGGACTTGCTCGTCGTACCCGTCATTGCAGATCTAATGAAGCAATATCCGAAGTTAAAGCCAGAACTGATAAGCGACGATCAGCATCTAGACTTCATGGAACACGATATTGATCTCGCAGTACGAGTAGGAACTTCTCGTGACAGTAACTTAAAGCAAAAGCGTTTAGGTGAGTTTAAAGACGTGTTATGTGGTGTTGAAAGCATGCTCTCTCGTGAGCTTGAATCTATTCCTTACATCGCAAACTCTTGGCAGGGAAAACAGGTGACTCATCACTTTAGTTCGCAAAATGAACAAGATTTTATTTACAAACAGCCAGCCAGCTGCATTACGAACTCCTTTCACAGTTGTCTCGCCTTGATCAAATCTGGCGTTGGTATCGGTGTGATTCCAGACTTTTACCTTCATCAGCTATCCGGTGAGGTGGTCGACATGATGCCAGCATTTCAACTACCGACCAACACGGTTTATGCGTTGAACCCATTCGCTTCAAACACACCTATCGCTATCAAGCTGTGTGTTCAAGCGTTGGAAGATAAGCTTAAGCAGAACTTAGTTTAA
- a CDS encoding paraquat-inducible protein A, with product MSDLCTKSCIECGLVSQFRELPSGSEASCPRCHHTLCSIGASKGQGVMAYAVASLITLVMSLTFPYMSFSVQGISQQITLYQAVDMMNRLDNSLIAALLFLAVIFLPAYFLISAIWFYSLTEKKRTHSPNLSRLAIFILKTLSWVKPWLMVDVFLIGVLVSLIKIAALADVSMGISFWAFGIYAMLVVKTISLVDFDWIWDRLIPPKPLHESVTGSLFQKHDHLVCHVCGQVHLYDEQLSQCSRCHVHLHRFNPTKNLQIAWALLLTSIIFYIPANLYPMMYTSAFGTSEGSTIIEGVIILWNMGSYPVALIILLASVFIPMAKMIALAYLYWNAKRVQGLPVDEATRFLKIYRVTEFIGRWSMIDIFVVAILVALVQLDGLMAIYPGPAALSFAAVVIFTMLSAMIFDSRIIWK from the coding sequence TTGTCTGATCTTTGTACCAAGTCATGCATCGAATGTGGGTTAGTCAGCCAGTTCCGGGAATTACCTTCGGGCAGTGAGGCGTCGTGCCCTCGTTGTCATCATACATTGTGCAGCATCGGTGCGAGTAAGGGGCAAGGAGTGATGGCCTACGCAGTGGCCAGTTTGATCACACTCGTGATGAGTCTTACTTTTCCCTATATGTCATTTAGCGTCCAAGGTATCAGTCAACAAATAACCCTTTATCAAGCCGTGGATATGATGAATAGGTTAGATAATTCACTGATTGCCGCACTCTTATTTCTTGCCGTTATTTTCTTACCTGCTTATTTTCTGATTAGCGCGATCTGGTTCTATTCGTTGACTGAAAAAAAGCGCACCCACTCGCCGAACCTAAGCCGTTTAGCGATCTTCATTTTAAAGACTTTGAGCTGGGTTAAACCGTGGCTCATGGTGGATGTATTTTTGATTGGTGTGTTGGTTAGTTTGATTAAAATAGCAGCACTAGCCGATGTCTCTATGGGCATATCATTTTGGGCATTTGGTATCTACGCTATGCTGGTGGTCAAAACCATTTCGTTGGTTGATTTTGATTGGATCTGGGACCGATTGATCCCACCTAAGCCGTTGCATGAATCGGTAACGGGTAGCCTTTTTCAAAAGCACGATCATTTGGTTTGTCATGTTTGTGGGCAGGTTCACTTGTACGATGAACAACTTAGTCAATGCTCTCGTTGTCATGTTCACCTACACCGATTTAATCCAACCAAAAACCTTCAGATAGCGTGGGCTCTATTACTCACATCCATTATTTTTTACATCCCGGCAAACCTATACCCAATGATGTATACGTCTGCATTCGGGACGAGTGAAGGTTCAACCATCATCGAAGGTGTCATCATTCTGTGGAATATGGGGTCATACCCAGTCGCTTTGATCATCTTGCTTGCCAGTGTGTTTATACCGATGGCAAAAATGATTGCACTCGCATACTTGTATTGGAATGCAAAAAGGGTTCAGGGTTTACCTGTTGATGAAGCGACTCGATTTCTCAAAATATACCGTGTTACTGAGTTTATTGGTCGGTGGTCAATGATAGATATTTTTGTGGTTGCCATTCTGGTTGCCTTGGTTCAATTAGACGGATTGATGGCGATTTATCCTGGGCCTGCTGCTTTGTCTTTTGCTGCCGTCGTCATTTTCACTATGTTGTCGGCAATGATTTTTGATTCTCGAATTATATGGAAATAA
- the pqiB gene encoding intermembrane transport protein PqiB: protein MEKQSASDAKVSKKNELSPVWIVPIIAVLVGCWMLFQYFNNRGPEIILILPDASGIEAGKTAIKSKNVHVGTITDVALSENYEYIIAKAQIDKKASRMINKETQFWVVEPHVGTDGISGLETILSGSYIELKPGKSSESQLKFDVLDTPPVAGPDTKGIRVVVSHNKANQLRVGEPVLHHGFVVGRVEKTSFDYEKKEGKYQLFIFAPYDGLIFEKTQFWLSSGIDVKFGANGLDVNFASIESILTGGVSFDVAESIKPGLQIKKNLQEYTLYDNYDAVLQGKYTTSIKYVLLFEESVRGLRKGAPVEYRGVRIGTVDTVPLQIRMDKDGKVSNRIPILIKLEIERVSEVFRAVNAEAFAERVKLQMGEGLRATLKTGNLLTGALFVDINFYEDEETYEPREFDGYPVFPVVAGGLTEIQNQITDFLTKINELPLDATIANLNGSLASLDTTLKSVDQLMGSEGAKALPQDLSDTMKQLEATLESYDDDSDAYKQLISASEELEHVLKELRPLIKVLNDKPNALVFGSEVEEDPIPVKGVE from the coding sequence ATGGAAAAACAAAGCGCGTCAGATGCGAAAGTATCAAAAAAAAATGAATTGTCTCCGGTCTGGATTGTGCCCATTATCGCGGTTCTGGTCGGTTGTTGGATGTTGTTTCAGTACTTCAACAATCGCGGACCAGAGATCATTTTGATCTTGCCTGATGCTTCAGGTATCGAAGCTGGAAAGACAGCAATTAAGTCTAAAAATGTACATGTGGGCACTATTACGGATGTCGCGCTGAGTGAAAATTACGAATACATCATAGCCAAAGCTCAGATAGACAAGAAAGCCTCACGCATGATCAATAAAGAAACCCAGTTTTGGGTGGTTGAGCCCCATGTCGGCACCGATGGCATTAGTGGGCTTGAGACCATTTTGTCGGGGTCGTACATTGAGTTGAAGCCGGGTAAATCGAGTGAGTCTCAATTGAAGTTCGATGTATTAGACACACCACCCGTCGCGGGACCAGATACCAAAGGAATTCGTGTGGTGGTTTCACATAATAAGGCCAATCAACTGCGTGTAGGAGAACCTGTCTTGCATCATGGCTTCGTGGTGGGTCGGGTTGAGAAAACAAGCTTTGACTATGAAAAGAAAGAGGGTAAATACCAACTATTTATCTTTGCACCTTATGATGGCCTGATTTTCGAAAAAACGCAGTTTTGGCTATCTTCTGGAATCGATGTGAAGTTTGGTGCGAATGGTTTAGATGTTAACTTTGCATCAATAGAAAGCATCCTGACTGGTGGTGTGAGCTTTGATGTAGCCGAGAGTATTAAGCCTGGATTGCAGATAAAAAAGAACCTTCAAGAGTACACACTGTACGACAATTACGACGCGGTTCTACAAGGTAAGTACACGACATCGATCAAGTATGTGTTGCTATTTGAAGAATCGGTTCGAGGTTTAAGGAAAGGGGCTCCAGTGGAGTATCGTGGTGTCAGGATTGGCACTGTGGATACGGTGCCGTTACAAATTCGCATGGATAAAGATGGTAAGGTCTCGAACCGTATTCCTATCTTAATCAAGCTGGAAATAGAACGAGTTTCTGAAGTCTTTAGAGCCGTGAATGCCGAAGCCTTTGCTGAACGCGTCAAGCTGCAAATGGGCGAAGGGTTAAGAGCAACCTTGAAAACGGGTAACTTGCTCACGGGAGCGCTGTTTGTCGACATTAATTTTTATGAAGATGAGGAGACTTACGAACCCAGAGAGTTTGATGGTTACCCTGTGTTCCCGGTTGTCGCGGGTGGTCTAACCGAAATTCAAAATCAGATCACCGATTTCTTAACCAAGATTAACGAGCTACCGTTAGACGCGACTATCGCCAATTTAAACGGATCGCTTGCATCATTAGATACTACCTTGAAGAGTGTCGATCAACTGATGGGTAGTGAAGGCGCAAAAGCGTTACCACAAGATCTGAGTGACACCATGAAGCAACTTGAGGCGACATTAGAGAGTTACGATGATGACTCCGACGCTTACAAGCAATTGATCAGTGCATCTGAAGAGTTAGAACATGTGTTAAAAGAGCTTCGCCCACTGATTAAAGTGCTGAACGACAAACCGAATGCGTTAGTGTTCGGTAGCGAAGTAGAAGAAGACCCGATTCCAGTTAAGGGAGTGGAATAA
- a CDS encoding PqiC family protein: protein MRKQFISLVVSVGLLGCAAPTDGTNAYLLPESTLDKPIFKVKTSVDLPDYLDTIGIAYRKSENELVSARKHVWAENLEGLLEERVNTSDTSGEPERELTITFEQFNGSYTGNAEVKGTWVLSDQDTVLARADFESKVPLKEAGYEALVEALGEGLDTVLSEIQTQLP, encoded by the coding sequence ATGAGAAAGCAATTTATATCACTGGTTGTGTCAGTCGGGCTCTTGGGGTGCGCAGCGCCTACTGATGGTACTAACGCGTACCTCTTGCCTGAAAGTACATTGGATAAACCGATCTTTAAGGTCAAAACTAGTGTTGATTTGCCGGATTACCTCGACACGATAGGAATAGCTTATCGCAAGTCTGAGAATGAATTGGTGTCTGCGCGTAAACACGTTTGGGCGGAAAACCTTGAAGGGTTGCTTGAAGAGCGGGTCAATACTTCTGATACATCAGGAGAGCCCGAAAGAGAGTTGACTATAACCTTTGAGCAGTTCAATGGTTCTTATACCGGAAACGCAGAAGTGAAAGGAACTTGGGTATTGAGCGACCAAGATACAGTACTTGCGCGTGCCGACTTCGAATCCAAAGTACCCTTGAAAGAAGCGGGTTATGAAGCACTTGTTGAAGCCCTAGGTGAAGGGTTAGATACGGTGTTATCTGAGATACAGACGCAATTGCCTTAG
- a CDS encoding helix-turn-helix domain-containing protein produces the protein MSEFSQLLRNFRKELQFTQTEFATYLNQLDDEFNAVDVVTINRWENSKVKPSTYKALKILQYLGGDLFETIKSFKSEQKDTLIELFLNESYGSFQSRISALSGLNQQQGERNFKSLPLMSEPCDTGVIDRIKLLSKFTKVDISPLDQIDLYLYYCEKKAHGHKLINVDGDIVSHNVGFFFEDHQFETLKTQELDLRMACSLNSSKSINYFNISSHSETKDHVIEHIVSDIQLLSQNKNIKKYSVLVKDPNMMRLLKSVGFEVFKFSEPSAKKCNITFKNKYYSYCILTIDKIDYLTNRNVMSLIKDEYSTMMKFPQLLREARKKLKLTQKDFAAYINHLDDEFSSVDVVTINRWENSKVKPSNYKALKLLDCLGLDLYTTLKSFDSEDNEDRALLEDFLRERFFSFQSRISSITKGEIEEGCDCQIMPLMTDQNDKAVIDRIKLISQYTKVDPSALDTIDLFLYCSEKKAHGRKMVDVNGDIVSHSLGFFFNEEVFEQYQNKHLHIKQACSLDSNQNLNYIVVSGHSEKREQSIANLISDMKLLARNTKIKKYSMIIKNPSALELMKNIGFEIWKFSEPTEQKSNITFKNKNYRYCVLTIDKIELLSNKNVIAFINKYG, from the coding sequence ATGAGTGAGTTTTCACAGTTGTTACGTAACTTCAGAAAGGAACTTCAATTTACACAAACAGAGTTTGCAACCTACTTAAATCAGCTGGACGATGAGTTTAATGCGGTTGACGTCGTAACGATAAATCGTTGGGAAAACAGTAAGGTAAAACCTAGTACATACAAAGCACTCAAGATATTACAGTACCTTGGCGGAGATTTGTTTGAGACAATAAAGAGCTTTAAGTCCGAACAAAAAGACACACTAATCGAACTGTTTTTAAACGAATCCTATGGCTCATTTCAAAGTAGAATTTCAGCTCTATCAGGCCTGAATCAACAACAAGGCGAACGCAACTTTAAGTCACTGCCTTTAATGTCAGAGCCGTGTGACACTGGCGTTATCGACAGAATCAAACTACTTTCTAAATTCACAAAAGTCGATATTTCGCCACTGGACCAAATTGATTTATATCTCTACTACTGTGAGAAAAAAGCACATGGTCACAAGCTGATCAATGTTGATGGCGACATTGTGAGTCACAACGTAGGCTTTTTCTTTGAAGACCATCAATTTGAGACATTAAAAACTCAAGAGCTAGATCTAAGAATGGCCTGCTCTTTAAATTCAAGCAAAAGCATAAATTATTTTAATATAAGCTCACACTCAGAGACAAAAGATCATGTTATTGAGCATATAGTTTCAGATATACAGTTACTTTCTCAGAACAAAAACATTAAAAAATATTCTGTTTTAGTAAAAGACCCCAATATGATGAGACTCTTGAAGAGTGTGGGATTTGAAGTATTTAAATTTTCAGAACCTTCTGCTAAAAAATGTAATATTACATTCAAAAATAAATATTATAGCTACTGTATATTAACGATTGATAAAATAGACTATCTGACGAATCGGAACGTAATGTCACTAATCAAAGATGAATATTCTACCATGATGAAATTTCCGCAATTACTGCGCGAAGCGCGCAAGAAATTGAAGTTAACGCAAAAGGATTTTGCGGCATACATTAATCACTTAGATGATGAATTCAGCTCTGTAGATGTCGTAACGATAAATCGATGGGAAAATAGCAAAGTAAAGCCAAGTAATTACAAAGCCCTAAAGCTATTGGACTGCCTTGGTCTGGACTTGTATACAACGTTGAAATCCTTTGATTCAGAAGATAACGAAGACCGTGCACTACTTGAAGACTTCCTTCGTGAGAGGTTCTTTTCGTTTCAAAGCCGAATATCGTCTATCACTAAAGGGGAAATAGAAGAAGGCTGCGACTGTCAGATCATGCCACTAATGACAGATCAGAATGACAAAGCAGTAATAGATAGAATAAAGCTGATTTCACAATATACAAAGGTGGATCCTTCAGCTCTTGATACTATCGATCTGTTCCTCTATTGCAGTGAAAAAAAGGCGCATGGCCGAAAAATGGTCGATGTTAATGGCGATATTGTTAGTCATAGCCTAGGTTTTTTCTTCAACGAAGAGGTATTCGAGCAATATCAAAATAAACATCTGCATATTAAGCAAGCTTGCTCTTTAGATTCTAACCAGAACTTAAATTACATTGTGGTTAGCGGTCACTCTGAAAAGCGCGAACAATCTATTGCGAACCTAATTTCCGATATGAAGCTTCTTGCAAGAAATACTAAGATTAAAAAGTATTCCATGATCATAAAGAACCCAAGTGCATTGGAACTTATGAAGAACATCGGATTTGAAATATGGAAGTTTTCAGAACCAACAGAACAAAAGTCGAACATCACCTTCAAAAACAAAAACTACCGCTATTGCGTACTGACTATCGACAAAATCGAATTACTGAGTAACAAGAATGTTATCGCATTTATTAATAAATATGGTTAA